In Bradyrhizobium guangzhouense, the DNA window ACACGCCAGCCACCTCGTCCACCTGAAATGCTCGCGCGGTGCCGATCCCGTGCGCGGCGATTCCTGCCGCAAAGCCACGAGCCCGAAAATCGGTGATGCCGGTACGGTTCATCAATCGCGTGACAACGGTCGCTCCCATGATCCCGGTGAGGATGACCGCGACTGCCGTCAGAGACGGATCCGCCTGCAGCGTTTCGCTGATGCCCATTGCGACCGCGGCCGTTACCGACTTCGGGGCAAGGGACAGGATCACCTCGCGAGGCAGGCCGGCAGCCTCCGCAAGCAGCACAATCGAGAAGACGGCCGTGACCGAGCCCGCAACGAGCGCTGCCAGCATCGGCACGATCGAGGCAAGGACAATCTTGCGATTTTCGTATAGCGGGACCGCGAGCGCGACGGTTGCCGGGCCGAGCAGGAAATGCACGAACTGCGCTCCGCCGAAATAGATCGCATACGGCGTGCCAGTTGCGAATAGAAACGCGCCGATGATCCAGACCGCGTGCAGCACGGGATTGGCAAGGGCATGACGGCGAAGCGCAAGCGACACGGCATCCGCGATTGCATAGACCAGCAAGGTGACCGTCAACCAAAGCAACGGGGATTGCGAGAGATAGACCCAGAGGGAGAACGGATTGTCCTTCACGGTGCCTCGCTGAACAGCCGACTGATAAGGCGGAACGTCAGAACCGTCGCAAGCAAAGTCACCATGACCGAGACAGCAAGGATCAATATTATAGCGAGCCCGTGCGTCGCGAGGAGATCGAGCTTTTCCACGACGCCAATGCCGGCTGGGACGAACAGGAGCGACAGATGCTTGAGCAGCCCCTTGCTTGCTGTTTCCACGCCGCTATTTCGTAGTGGGCCTCGAGCGATGCTTGAAAATCTGTCACGGGCAAGCAGCAGAATCAGCAAGAGCAGGAGCCCGAGCACGGGACCTGGCAGCGGTAGGCCGAGGCCCCGGGTGATGACTTCGCCGGCGAGTTGGCAGAGCAAGATAAGACTGAGACTTGCAAGCATGAAACACCCTGAGCGGCACATTCATATCAGGAGGAGCTACCGAAAAATTGTCCATGGCCGCGTGGTCGAGAACCGACCGCCCCTTCTTCGATTTGCTCAAGTCCGAGACGGCTTCTGACCACATCAGGTGCTCGCCCGGATCACGAACTTAGTACTGAGATATCCCTCGATTGCTTCCACCCCGCCTTACGAACCGTAGCTGGAATCCCTGATGTTTCCGAACGGGACTTCTGAAAGCGCCAAGCTAGGTATTTGATGGACACCATACCGCTTTCAAGCGGTCGGCCCCGAAGGCACAAGCCGTCGATTGGCCTCCTCGGCGACCTCGTCGTAGCTCTTGAATGCAATGATCTGGCGCGAGCGGCCAAACGACTCTTCATTCATGATACACGCCTCGGGCGAGGTCCCCGTCAGGACCGTTGACTCGACGAAGAACCCTTCGTTGCCAATGCGCTTGCCATCGGTCTGCAAGAATGCGCCGCGCTGGACTGACAGCGCCGGCAACGAAGCTCTCCATCGCATCGGCCAGCCGCGAATTGGCGAGTTGTCCCCCATTCGCGTATCCTTCTCGAACACATTTCCGACCTTGATGCGCCAAGCTTCTATCGTAGTTCGCCAAGTCGGCCCTTCTCGCCACATTTCAGACCTTTCTTGATAGGGCATTGAATTCGAGCAGCAGGCAATCCGCTATGCCTTCACCATGGCTGCGACCACCAGGAAGGAATGAACGCGTTCTCTGAGAAGCGTTCGCCGAAGTTTCGGGGTAGCTAGACGAGAAAGAGAGCTGGGGAGTAGTCATCAGAGGCCGTTGGGTCTGCACCGGCTATCGCGGCCGGACACCGGGCTTGCCAACCACAGGGAACGTAAATTCGATTCCCGCTTCAGAAAACGTCTTCCGCAACGTTTCCATCAGCTCATCAGACATCTGGGGAGTGTCATTGTACTCCTCCAGCCGCCGAATGACCGCGGAAGACACGCCCGCTCGCTCCGCTAGCTCCTTTACCGACCAGTTTAACATTCCACGCGCTGCACGCAGTTGCCTCCCCGTGACCTTTGAGGCCCCTCTTCGCTCCCGCGCGAGTATATCATGGTGTGCGTCGCTCCACGTGCCGAGCCATTCTCGAACGCCACCCTCGCTGTTCTTGAGGGGCACCGCCGCGCCCTGGTGCCAGCGATAGATGCCGTC includes these proteins:
- a CDS encoding aldehyde dehydrogenase family protein, producing MPYQERSEMWREGPTWRTTIEAWRIKVGNVFEKDTRMGDNSPIRGWPMRWRASLPALSVQRGAFLQTDGKRIGNEGFFVESTVLTGTSPEACIMNEESFGRSRQIIAFKSYDEVAEEANRRLVPSGPTA
- a CDS encoding CidA/LrgA family protein, coding for MLASLSLILLCQLAGEVITRGLGLPLPGPVLGLLLLLILLLARDRFSSIARGPLRNSGVETASKGLLKHLSLLFVPAGIGVVEKLDLLATHGLAIILILAVSVMVTLLATVLTFRLISRLFSEAP
- a CDS encoding LrgB family protein, whose amino-acid sequence is MKDNPFSLWVYLSQSPLLWLTVTLLVYAIADAVSLALRRHALANPVLHAVWIIGAFLFATGTPYAIYFGGAQFVHFLLGPATVALAVPLYENRKIVLASIVPMLAALVAGSVTAVFSIVLLAEAAGLPREVILSLAPKSVTAAVAMGISETLQADPSLTAVAVILTGIMGATVVTRLMNRTGITDFRARGFAAGIAAHGIGTARAFQVDEVAGVFSGIAMSLNALITSFLVPLALTVLMR